The region TGCAGATCGTCCCGGAACTGGCCGACACCGCCTCGTCGTTGACGATTTTCCAGCGCACCGCCCCGTGGGTCCTGCCCAAGGCCGATGCGCCGGTTCCCGCGTGGCGCCAGCGGCTGTTCCGCCGGTTTCCCCTGGCGCAGTCGTTGCACCGGTTGCGGATCTACCTGCGCCGCGAGCAGCGGGGCATCGGATTCCACCACCGCCCGGAAGCGCTGCGGTCAGCCGAGCCGCTGGTGCGCCGCCATATCGAAAGCCACATCGACGATCCCCAGCTGCGCGACAAGCTCGTCCCGGCATACCGCCTGGGCTGCAAGCGAGTGCTGTTCTCCAACGCCTACTACCCGGCACTCAACAGACCCCATGTCCACGTCGTCAACGCAAGCCCGGTCGCCTTGCGCCCGGACGCGGTCGTTGACGAGGCCGGTCATGAGCACAAGACCGACGTGATCGTCTTTGCCACCGGGTTCGACCTCGTCGGCTCGTTCGATCGGATCACGATCGAAGGGACCGGCGGGCGCCTTCTCAAGGACGCGTGGCGCACCGGCCCGTATGCCTACAACGGCGTCGCGGTGCCCGGATTTCCCAACATGTTCATCTTGCTGGGTCCCACCAGTGTCGTCGCCTACACCGGGGTGGTGGCCAATATCGAGGCCCAGACGCGTTACGTCGTCCGCGCGATCCGCGCAACCCGGTCAGCCGGCGCGCGGGCGCTCGTCGTCCGACCGGAAGCGGCACAACGTTTCCAGCACGAGATCCGGACGCGTTTCCAACGCACGGTCTGGCACACGGGCGGTTGCCAGAGCTGGTACAAGAACGGCTCGGCAAGCGGAACTGTGCTTTGGCCGGACTCGACCCTGCGGTACCGGATGCTGCTTCGCACGTTGCACCGCAACGACTTCCACTTCATCCCGGCCCGAGCGGGTACCCCAAGAACCCCGAACCCGACAACGCCGCACGCCGACCGCCACCCCGACAACCCGCGTAACCCGTCACCGATTTCAATGAAGTGATCTCGGGGGTAATGCCGCCGGAGTCCACAGCCGCATCCAACGGGTGTGGACCTGGTCGGGTACTACAACAGACCAACCCTTGCGTCCCGCCGGTATCTCGATTGAAACTACGGTTCTCTTCTACCGTCGACGATGTCACCATGGATGAACATCATCACCATGGTGTACATCAACCGACGACAACCAATCTTGTCGAACATCATGCTGGACGATCTGGACCGGCAGTTGTGGGAGCGCGGTCACCGGTTCGTGCGCTTCGCCGACGACCTACGGGTCTTCGTGCGCAGCAAACGGGCCGCCCAGAGGGTGCTGGGCTCGATCACCAAGGTGGTTGAGGGCGGTTGAAGCTCAAGGTGCACCGGGAGAAGTCCTCGGTCCGACACGCTCGCGAGGCGACGCTGCTGGGGTTCGGGTTCTATTTCTCCCGCTCCGGGGGGGAGGGTATCCGGCGGATCGCGTGCTCACCCATCCTTCAGCGGGCGCTGCCCAACGCCTACTGGGATGACCTTGGCCTGCTGGGACTGCGGAATACCTGGCACAGGCTCAGAACAACGGCTTGACGAACCGCCGGATGCGGGCCCGCATGTCCGGTGGTGTGAGAGGAGGGTCGGGCAACCCGACCCTCCTACTCGATCTTGGGCCGCCAGAACTGTGGTCGGCGTGGGATGATCCGGACATCTGGGTGACGAGTTCGGGTCTTCGCGCAACGGTTGTCGCGGTCTGGCTAGGGTGTGCACCGCACCGGAGTCGAGCTGGGACGGAGCCGTATGGGGGACGGGTTTCGCGTTGATTTGCCTGCCTTGACCAGCGCATCGGAGGGTGTGCAGCAGACGATCGATGCGATGAACAGGCGCAAGGTCAGCGACATTGACTGCCCTGCGGACGCTTTCGGGCACGAGCGTTTGGTCACCACTGTCGCCGAGTTTTGCGATCGCTGGAACACGGGCGTGCGTAACTTGACCGACGACGCCAAGGAGATCTCCGGTCGTCTGGCCCTTTGCGTCCAGGTCTATCGGCAAACCGACGAGGCTGCCCGAGCTCATTTCGAGGGCATCGTGCAGCGCACCACTGGTGAAGATCCGGCGGCGGAGTGATGGCAGCCGAACTCGGAACCACCAACGACCCCAAGGCGCTCGTGCCCGGGGACCCTGGAGCGGCCCGTGCGACGGGGGGAAGCGATGACCGCCTATGGCGACAGCCTGCACGAAGCAGGCGAGGGCCTCAAACGCATTGACACAGCTGAAGGATGGGACAACCCTCGGAAATTGCATCAGATGGGCGACAAATCACTGGTCGCCTGGTGAGCGTGCTGACCTGAGGCTACCGCATCTCGCTGGGCGAGAGTGCTGTGACCTGCCAGTTTGCCTCGACGATCCCGTTTGATGCATGATCCGCTCATTAAGTGGGCGGATCGGAGGCTTGGTTTTGGGGCCGTCGAATCTCGCGGGTGCTGCGCATTTGGAGCTGGTTTCCGGCGTGGTGCACTTGCGACCGGAGGATGCGATGGTCGAGGCGATGCTGCGCGGGTTTCGGGCCCAGCAGGCCTCTCGCGGGCTGCGGGAAGAGACGATCGCTGCTCGTGAGTGGCTGGTTCGCCGTTTTCTGATCTATACCAATGAGTTCCCGTGGCGTTGGACGCCATCTCATGTGGATGAATGGTCGTCAACGCTGACCAGCGAACACCATCTGGCTCCCTCTACGATCCGCGGCTACCAATGTGACCTGCGCTTGTTCACCGAGTTCATCACCGACAACGCACGGTATGGCTGGGGCGATGCGTGCGAGAAGGCGTTCGGGCCGGGGGTGCATCCGATGCCGATCGTGCACGAGTGGAACTCGATCGCACACCTTAACGGCTACGAAGGCAACCCGGAGGCGCGTCCGTTTACGCGGGAGGAGTTGCAGAGGTTTCTGGATTACGCCGACGACCAGGTCGATCGGGCTGTTCGCGCGAGACGCAAGGGCGCGCTGGTGGCGTACCGGGACGCCACGCTGTTCAAGGTCATTTACGCCTGGGGCCTGCGGCGGACGGAGGCGTCGAAACTGGATGTGGTGGACTGGGGTCGCAATCCGGCAGCGCCGGAGTTCGGCCGGTTCGGGATGCTGCATGTCCGCTATGGCAAGGCCAAGCGCGGTCAGCCGCCGCGGCGGCGCAACGTGGCCTCAGTGATGAGTTGGGCGGTGGAGGCGGTGGCCGACTATGTGGAGAACATCCGGCCCCGCTTCGGCTGCGCCGATCACCCGGCGCTGTGGGTGACAGAGCGCGGTGGGCGGATCAAGCCAGCGGAGATCAACGCACGATTCGAATCTTATCGGGACGCGTTGAAACTGCCGAAAATCCTTACACCCCATAGTCTTCGCCACTCGTATGTAACGCATCTGACCGAGGAGGGGGTGGACCGCAGGTTCATCCAAGTCCAAGTAGGACACGAGTGTGACAGCTCGACGGCGATCTACACACACGTCAGCGATGACTTCATGAACACCGCACTGCGTAACGCTATCGCGCCAGCGCTGGAGCCAACCGCACCGTATGGGAAGGGGCGTTGATGGAGCAGAAATTGGACTACCGATGGCACCTGCGCCGGGTCATGGCAGATCGAGGCATGTTTTCCACCACCGATCTGATCCCGCTGCTGGCCGAATGCGGGATCACCCTGTCGTCGAGCCAGGTCTACCGGTTGGTCACCGAACGGCCCGAACGCCTGAGCCTGAAAGTTCTGATGGCCTTGCTGGACATCCTGGACTGCTCAATGGAGGACCTCATCGAGCCCGCCGCCACGGGCGAAACCGCAAGGAAACCTAGAAAGGCCGCTGCAGGCGGCACCTCGGCTGGTGAAGGTGTCGGCTTGTTGAGGCCGAAGAGGGCCCGGATCACTGCGGTGGACCAGTGACCAACACCGACCACGAGGTGCTGCCCGACCCCATCGGGCTGATCGTCGAGCTGATCAACACCATCGAACCCCGCATGGATACGGCGGCTATCCGGCAAGCTGTGTGCTCCGTTGTTCGCGAGCGAACGAGTCAACGACGCCTGGCCCGGGCTCTCCGTGACGATCCATCGGTGTTGCGCACAGGCCGGCCACCGGCGCCCTACTGCGTGGCCAGGATGCTGGTAGCACTGCACGACGCTGGCGCCCAGGAGATTTCCCTTCCTCACTGCGGTGTATGCGGACAGACTCGTCGTCGAGTCAGCGGTCGGCAATGGAGATGTTCGTCCTGTTCGGACACACGCACCACCTGCGCAGGTTGCGGCCAGCGACGCCCCGTCGCCGGCCGGGATCGTCACGGCAGGCCTCGCTGCTCCCGCTGCCCTGACACTGCAGAGGACTCGCTGGCAGATCTCACCGAACTTGTCACCG is a window of Saccharopolyspora phatthalungensis DNA encoding:
- a CDS encoding flavin-containing monooxygenase, whose product is MTVRTEVLIIGAGMSGIAQAVELAKSGTDFLVLEKAHDIGGTWRDNTYPGAACDVESHLYSYSYDQNPFWSSAFAGQREILDYLRGIARRRGLLPRIRLGTEVTGARWDDDAGEWTVSTAEGPTYVSRFLVLGVGGLHAPRTPDLPGAETFRGEIWHSARWNHDVELTGKRVALVGVGASGVQIVPELADTASSLTIFQRTAPWVLPKADAPVPAWRQRLFRRFPLAQSLHRLRIYLRREQRGIGFHHRPEALRSAEPLVRRHIESHIDDPQLRDKLVPAYRLGCKRVLFSNAYYPALNRPHVHVVNASPVALRPDAVVDEAGHEHKTDVIVFATGFDLVGSFDRITIEGTGGRLLKDAWRTGPYAYNGVAVPGFPNMFILLGPTSVVAYTGVVANIEAQTRYVVRAIRATRSAGARALVVRPEAAQRFQHEIRTRFQRTVWHTGGCQSWYKNGSASGTVLWPDSTLRYRMLLRTLHRNDFHFIPARAGTPRTPNPTTPHADRHPDNPRNPSPISMK
- a CDS encoding tyrosine-type recombinase/integrase — protein: MVEAMLRGFRAQQASRGLREETIAAREWLVRRFLIYTNEFPWRWTPSHVDEWSSTLTSEHHLAPSTIRGYQCDLRLFTEFITDNARYGWGDACEKAFGPGVHPMPIVHEWNSIAHLNGYEGNPEARPFTREELQRFLDYADDQVDRAVRARRKGALVAYRDATLFKVIYAWGLRRTEASKLDVVDWGRNPAAPEFGRFGMLHVRYGKAKRGQPPRRRNVASVMSWAVEAVADYVENIRPRFGCADHPALWVTERGGRIKPAEINARFESYRDALKLPKILTPHSLRHSYVTHLTEEGVDRRFIQVQVGHECDSSTAIYTHVSDDFMNTALRNAIAPALEPTAPYGKGR
- a CDS encoding helix-turn-helix domain-containing protein, whose amino-acid sequence is MEQKLDYRWHLRRVMADRGMFSTTDLIPLLAECGITLSSSQVYRLVTERPERLSLKVLMALLDILDCSMEDLIEPAATGETARKPRKAAAGGTSAGEGVGLLRPKRARITAVDQ